The genomic region TAGTTTTTGACATTAATTTCTAACCAAGTACCACAATAATGCAACTACCGACAGGTCCTCGAAGATCAAGGCTATGATGGCGCAATGGCAGATTTGTGGTCATGTGGAGTAATTCTGTTTGTTCTGCTAGCAGGGTATTTGCCTTTTGAGGACTCTAATCTTATGGCCTTGTATAAGAAAGTGAGCATTGAACTTCTTTTGGTTTACTGTTACGGTCTTGCTTGTTCATGCTGATTTGATTTTTCTCTATTATTCCTTGCAGATATCAAATGCAGAGTTTACGTTTCCGCCTTGGACGTCTTTTCCTGCCAAGAGGTTGTTAACAAGAATCCTTGATCCCAATCCGATCACGGTATGGTAGAACACAAGATCTCATTGAACCAATACTTAGATAGGAAAATCTCCTCACACAATGCATCCAGTACGGTTGCAGATAGCATGCCGTCAGTTCCATTCATCAGCCTATCAATATTCCAAGTTCTGTTGTGCTTACTAATAAACACACCAGAGATGGTGTTCAATCAGGGACTAATAATCCCACATCTTGCTCCATAATATCAAGCTAATATTTTGACAAATTGTGGCAGAGAATAACAGTTCAAGAAATGTTAGAGGATGAGTGGTTCAAGAAAGGTTATAAGCGTGCGGAGTTTGATGAGAAGTATGACACAACACTGGATGATGTGGATGCTGTCTTCAATGATTCAGAAGTAAGCCCATGGCTATATGCAAGCTCTTGCATTTCTGTTTCTACCAAATGCAGAAGATCTCTCGTGGGTTCGGTATTACTAACCAGTTTTATGACTCTGGTTTGACTTCCTCCAGGAGCACCATGTaacagaaaagaaagaagaagaaccaGTAGCTCTGAATGCATTTGAACTGATTTCAATGTCAGCAGGCCTCAATCTTGGAAATTTATTCGACTCTGAGCAGGTAAGATAACATCCTAATAGCAACATAAAACTTGGGAATTTGCGATGCGCGATTACTTAACTCACCATGGTTTTAAAGTTTTTTACTGATATAGCCTTAATCATGTGTGAAATATGCACTTGATTTTATTATAAAGTATCTCTAATTCGGTATCTCAGTTAGTACATTGAATCAGGGAAAGCTATCAGTTAAATTTATATGCCTATGTAAATATAAGATCTTCAGACCTTTTTTCACTTAGAGCTTTATGCACATTTCCTGTTACGCATTTATGATTTCGAAATTTCATTCTTCTATACTCTAACATCGAATAACTATAACGACAGGAATTTAAAAGAGAAACAAGGTTTACATCTAAAAGCTCGCCTAAAGAAATTCTCCGCAAGATCGAAGAAGCTGCAAAGCCTCTAGGATTTGATATTCAGAAGAAAAATTACAAGGTCTGCCACGCAAAGCTTGGTTTAATAACAGTCCACGCTATTATTTTTCTTAAAAAAGATCTATTGATATTGTATATGAGCCTGAAGTATATTTTTTTCCTGAATGTTTAAATCCTTTTTTGTTTGATCAGCTGAGACTAGAAAAGGTAAAAGCAGGAAGGAAGGGGAACCTCAATGTTGCTACCGAGGTAATGCAGAGAATATGCTGAACTGAATCCACTTTGAAGTTAACTTCTTCAGTTTAACTTTATCTGCGCAATATCATTTAGATACTGCGAGTCGGACCTTCTCTTCATATGGTTGAAGTTCGCAAAGCAAAAGGCGACACTCTAGAATTTCACAAGGTAAACTATCAGGCCATATGGCTTGGAATTAGAGCCTGTCAACTGAGAGGTGCACCGATTCCTGCTTCTACGACATCAGTAATCTGGACTCGATGAGTTACCAGGATTGTAAATTGTGTTTTGACCTCTTTTCGCCTTTCCCTCGCCAATCTGTACTGATATGCATAAATCTTGATATTGTGGTGCAGTTCTACAAGAACCTTTCAAACACCTTGAAGGACGTTGTTTGGAAATCCGACGATCTTCAGATCCAACCTTCCTAGCAGCAGCTTGGGAGAAGGGGGAATGGGTAAACTATTAGCATCCCATTCTTCCTGAGTTGATCCATTCTCAGGAGCTGGATCAAGATAAATTGTTCACCACATTTTGTAAGTACCGGTGGATATCCCTGTTGTCAGCTGTGCTTGTCCTCCACTGGTGTTGTATATGCTGCATTTTGAGAGACTTCTTGGAGCATTTTAAGTCAAGCACAATCAAGTAGGTTTTGGTGTATATTAGGCATGTGGGTTTTCGCAAGTCGTATCGAGTTCACTTTGGAACAATGCAATCAGGAATTCGCAAACATTTAGCCGAATATGCTTGTAAACTCGCACCGGCCGGTCATCATTTCGTTCCCATTGTAAATTGTGAGACCATGGAAGTTAATTTCTTGTTTTTGCCTTGTTACATACACTTGTTCCTTCAGCTGTAAATCAGAACTGAAGGGTGAAACAAAAAGCCTGAATTTTCAGAGGATGATACATGAGGGGATGCAGCTTCCTCGTTTGTCCTTGTCCTTGTTTCCTTGTTCCGGCGGGGGATCTGCATCGCCGTCGGTCTTCTCTCCTACCATCTCACGGCTGTTTTCCTGTGACTTCCGCCGTCTGCCATTTGCACATGACACGAGCAACATGCAGTGTGAGATAGGAACACATAGCATTCTAGTAGTATCATATATACATTGGGTTCATGCTCATCGTCGTTTCGGTTAAAGATGCTGCCTTGCAAGTGCAAAAGATAGGAGAAAGATGAAGAAGGTTTTGCCTATGAAGACTAGTAAACTCAAGTTGCATGGTGGGAATCCCAGTAGGAACCGATCcaaagagggaaagaggggggagTGGAGAACTGAAAGTGGAGTGAACGGCCCAGGACCGACCCGCCCCCGCATCGCTCCGCTTGAGGCGACTCGGGAGGCGACGAAACCCTAGCCACCAGTCCTCCcacccctcctccttcccccctcgtCGCCGCCTGAGGAGGCCTCCGGCGAACTCCGCGTGGCCACCAAGGGCGGCGGCAACGAGGATCTAGCTGCTCCCTCGCGGAGGGCTTCCAACGCCGTCTTCTACAGCGAGCGGTGTCGTAGGTGTTGCTCCTATGTCTCCTCGGCCGCGTGGGCGGCGAGGGACGGCGGGAGTTGTCGCCGGTCGTAGCGGGTGGTGCGTCCTCCTGGCTCGCGTCCGGATTTGAAGGagggcctccctccctccctccccccccccccccgcagcgctGCTTCATGCCGGATCTGGTCGTCGGAGGCCTTGGGTCGCGGGCGCCGATGAAGGTGGACTGCCAAGAGTCGCGAACTTGGACCGGGAGAAATCCTTGGCTGGTTctctggccacggcggcggcgacatcgGCTGGTGCCGTTCCCCTCCACGGAGGCGTCGTCGAGGTTCGGTTCCTCTCCCTCCCGCTTCTTTCCCGGGAGAAATCCCTTGTCTTGCATAGACTGGACGGCAACGTCGCAGTGTGCGTcgcctccttcttgaaggtgtcgtCTTGGGCAAGGTGGGAGTGTGCAGTGGGGCATCGTGGTGGCTGCGTCTTCGGCGAGGGAGATGGAACATGGTGCTTTGTTTCTGAATTAGTGCAGCTCGGCACTCCTTATGATTTGTTCGGTTGACGGTCAGCTTCTGCTTGATTGGCGTCATTGCCTTGGGCAGGGAGGGGATAGGGGTCCTCACTTGCAACTGCTCGATGCAGTGACATGGACATGGCTGATTTCTGCGGGCCTGAGCTAATTTTAATTGTGGTGCTCCATCTCTTTTCTCTGTATGTTTGTTCAGTGACAGCTCCTTTGTGGGACACGGAGTTTCTGCACCCGAACTCAAATGAGTTtaggtgaacagtaaaatcaaaaaaattaaaaaaatccaaatttttttaggagaaacattgacaaaagttctaagtgcttgcaaaaattcgccatgaaatcacatttctagaaggcgtggcaaaaaaaaaacaaaatcagtactctgaaaaagctactttcaaaagcattttggagcactgatTTTTTTTGCCACGctttacaggaatgtgatttcatgatgaatgtttgcaagcacttagaacttttgtcaatgtttctcccaaaaaaattggaattttttgaatttttttgatttttttttcgattttaccgttcaccgagctcaaatgagctcgggagcagaaaggcaCTTTCGTCCCTTGTGCAGTTTTTCCTCTTCGTGCTTGTATCAGAGAGCCTCGGTGTGGATAGCCTCGGGTTTCCTTCGTGCAGCGATAGGTCGGGCTGAGTATCTCCCTTGGTGGCCGGAACCGTGCCCGTTCTTTGCTCTAGGATGAGCGATTCCATCTTCCGACGGTCCGGCGCCTTTCGAGCCAAGGCGAGGGGCGGGGGTCCCCTCCGGATTTGGAGAACAACGGCGCGATTTCGGTGTTCCACCTCCCTGGGTAGATGAGGGCGCGGTCCTTTGTCGTTCGGCACTGCCGCCGTCTGATGTTCCTCTCTGTTCGCTCTTTTGGGACAAGTTCACTCGAAGGACTCCGTCGACTACAAGCTAGAGCTTATTTAGGATTCTTGTGTAGGTCTTGTAGTCTTTGGTGCTTGTAAGCTGCTAGGCAACACTTTGTTCCGTGTTGGTTGTATTGATGGCCTTGTGTAATCTTTGGCCGGTTGATAGCTTTGTTAATTTAAAGCCGGGGGTCCTCTTGAgccttcgtttcaaaaaaaaaaaggttGCATGGTGGAGTGTACCCTCGTTTACTCCGGCCAATCTGCATGATCCGGAAGGCCAGAAGGTAGCGGCAGACCCGGAGTCCATTCTTGAAGAGCGGCGGCGCCGATGGTTTTGATCCCGTCGAGTCCATCCTGCAGATTGATTGGTTCATTGATTGAATTAGGCCggaaaagaaaatgaagaacatTTCATTGCAGATTTGCCGTGAGAAGATGCATGAGAGACGGAATGGCACTGACTTGGCCATCATGACCCTGGCGAACTCGGAGTAGTTGATCTGGCCGTCGCCGTCGAGGTCGGCCTCGCGGAGCATCTCCGCGAGCTCCTCGTCGGAGAGGCGCTCGCCGAGCTTGACCATGACGTGCCGGAACTCGTCGAGCGAGATGAAGCCGTCCTTGTCCTGGTCGAAGACGCGGAAGGCCTCGCGGAGCTCGTCCTCGGCGCCGCGCATCTTGCGGTCGAGGAGGGTGAGGAACTCGGAGAAATCCACGACGCCGTTGCCGTCGGTGTCCACCTCCGCGATCAtctcccgcagctcctcctccgaCGGGCGCTGCCCCAGCGACCGCATCACCGTGCCGAGCTCCTTGGTCGTGATCGTCCCTGTAGGTTTTCGCGCGCGCGCGGAATCAAATcttgttgcgtgcgtgcgtgccaATGGCGACCGAATCGAGCGATGCATGCCAATGGCGATCGAATGGAGGAACAAGGAATCACACCGTCGCCATCCTTGTCGAAGAGGTTGAAGGCCGCCCGGAACTCGTCGATCTGCTCCTTGGACAGCTCATCCATTCATCCAGCTTAACCCTGAATTTCTTTTTACGGGGCGGAGATGGATGAACTCGCGCGGCGGTTTGCCGCCAAATCTCCCGCCTCGTAATCCGCGCGCTGTTCTTGGTTCTTGCATGCGTTGGGAGGATAAAGGAAGGATGCGCCCGCGCTTGGAAAGGTCGCTCTGCCGAGATGCCTTTCATCGGAAGGCCGACATGAGATCCGGTGCATCCAAGTGCAGGTAGTATTATTTGTACGCCGTCTTAAAAAACGGCCGAAATGTTTCAAAACCAAGAAACAGGCTTTGGTCGAGCTGAGAAAATCCTCGTGACCATACAAGCAAGCTGAACTGAGCTCCCCGCCCCCGTCCCACACGCCGCTGGCCACCGCGCacagccctcccccccccccccccccctttcgcCCTCTCCCGCGGCGGCATGGGCGCGCCGCGCTCCCCCCGTCCCGGATCCAGTTGCGGGTCTGCGGCGGGAGCCCCGATTTCACCCCGCAGTCCGCAGACGGCTCCTCCCCCCACCAGCGCGCTCCATTGCTGCGGCGTCTCCCCGGCCCCAGATCCGGAGTTTCAGCCACGGCTCCTGCAGCGTGGTGAGTGTTCCGCGGTTGCGGGCGCAGTTATTGGGCTGGAGTCACCGGAGTTTCCGGCTCCGCGCCTTAAATCCATCGTAGTTGCGGATGGCTCTGCTGCAGATCCCGTGGATCTtggggtcccccccccccccccgcccgtcgCCTCCAGTCCATAGTAGTCGCCGATGGCTCTGCTGCAGATCCCGTGgatcttggggtgccccccgcccgtCGCCTCCAGTCCATTATAGTCGCCCCGCCCCCCGATAATCCTTCCTCTTTGGGGCTGGACGGTGGATGGACGGCTGTCTCCTCCAAGAAGAACTGCGGCCGCCCCTCCGATCTGCCGGATAATAGCAGGCCCCCTCCGCAACGCTCCCAGGATCGCCGGGCTGAGTTCAATGCGGCCGGTGGGCGGGAGGCCTTCTTAAGCCGCTTTCGCGGCCGCTGCTTCCGGTGCCTCAGCAAGCTCCACCGCCGGAAAGACTGTAGGGACCCGCTCCATTGCATCATCTGTGAGCGCCCGGGGCACTTTGGCCGTGAGTGTCCTCAAAATCCTCGCAATGGCCCGGGTGGCTCTGCTGCTGCTAGATTAGGTCCGCTTGCTCCTCGTCCCCCAGTGCACTCCCGCCTGCAATTCCCTCCGCTGCCACCCCCATCTCCGTCGCCACCCCAGCCGCctcacccccaccccccccccgctCCGCCGATGGCTGAGCTGAGCCTGTCTGACCCTGCACGCCGCCCCTGCACCAGCCACAAGGTGGGGTTCTCCTCGGTGGAGGTGGAGCGATCCGTCTTCTTCCTCACGCAGCATGCGGTCACGCTGCGCGCTCtggacggggtggcggccacgtcCCCGATGGCCGTCGGGCGGGCCTTCGAGGCCCAGCTCTGCGTCCCGCCTCACCATCTGCGGGTCACTGCGCACCAGCCTGAAGACTTCCTCGTCGTCTTCACCCAGCCGGCGCACCACGCCAACGCAGTGCGTCGCGGCACTCTGCGCGTCGACGGCATCAACCTCGCCATCCAGCCCTGGCGCGAGGACGACCATGCAGGCTTCGCCACCTTCAACCTGCACGTGCGCTGCGTCATCAAGCACATGCCATGCAGTACTGGTCCATTGAGGGGGCGCAGGAGGTGCTCGGCGACAAGGTGTGCGTCGACCGGCTCGATAGCCGTACGCTGGAGCGCGGCCACACCAAGACCTTCGCCTGCTGGGTCTGGGTGTGGGACATGGCCTTCATCCCCACCAGGCACACCTACTAGAAGCTCCCGCGGGGTGCCGGTCGGGTGGAGGAGATGGTTGGCTTCTCCCCGCCAGACTGTAGGGTGGCGCCTCCTTCGGGCGCGACGCGCTTCGACATGCTCATCCACGTGGACCTCATCGAAGACTGGTCTCCGCGCTCCCCGCGCTCCTCCCACTCACCGCAGAGTGGGCTGCCTTCATCCGGTTCTGACGACGACGACGCGTTGCCGCGCATCTTCCCCGGCACCTGGTCCATGCACGTCGAAGATGGCCAACGTGAGGAGCCGCACAGACGCCAGGCCCGTGCCCCGGTGGTGGACACCGGTTGCCGGGGCATGCCTCTCAGCGGCTCTTGGCGTGACCCTGACAACGACGGGGCCGGCCAACGATCGTGGAAGGATACGTTGCTGGGCCGCGGGCGCGGCCACCAGGCGCAGGCTAAGGTCTCGTCCAGGGACCGCCGTGTCCGCAGCCGCTCGTCGCGCCACCGCTCTGGCAGCTCCAAGGGACGGGCCCGCAAGTCCAACAGCAACAGGCACAAGACCAGTGGCCACGACTCCAAGAAGAGTGCAAGTCAGGCCACGTCCAAGGCCGACCCAGCTCCGCCCGCCCACCTCACCTCCGAAGCCCTCAACGACGACCTCACACAGTTCTTCGCCCAAGCTAAGGGGCCGATCGCCACCATGGAATCGACCAACACTGATGATGTCCACCTTGACGCAGAGATTGAAGCGGTGCTGGCCGCGCCGCTGGAGTTCACCGACAGAGACAAGGCGCAGCATGAAGATGCCCAAAAGGACGGCCCGGATCATTTCGGGCCAACGCTTTCTGGGCCATGTCACAACCCTGCAAGTTTCAGCTGCAAAACACCTACAGCTGCAGCAACAGTCCAGATGCAGCTCGGGGAGATAACTGAACAAGTGTGCCACCTGGAGATTCAAGATCCTGGCGCTGCTACTCGTGACCTCTTCTCCAGCCCTACTCCAGCCCCGCTGCCGCTGCCTCCGTCCAGGAGGTACTCTGCCCCGGGCAAATCCAGGGCAACTTCCACGCCACCACCGCGCCAGAGTGCCCGTCAGGCCGCTCAGAACAACACCACACCTGTCGCCGAGCGCGCCACGCTACGCCTGGTGAAAGGGCTGGGTCTACTGGGGCCAAAGGAGAAAATGACTGCCAAGGCTGCCGAAGCCCTCATCCGTAGGTTCGACGAACCGCTCTCCGACGACGACATCAACGTCATCGCCAAGCTGACCAAGCTCGACAAGGAGGCGTTGCGCGTGGCCGTGGGCATGGCTGGGCCTGAAGCTGAAGCCGAGGAGGCTCGTGTGTAGTCATGTTAGCGCCCCTCCTTCTATGTAGTAGTCTCCGGCAGCGGCCGGCAATAGGCCGGCTCGAGCTAGGTTTAGT from Triticum aestivum cultivar Chinese Spring chromosome 4A, IWGSC CS RefSeq v2.1, whole genome shotgun sequence harbors:
- the LOC123086387 gene encoding CBL-interacting protein kinase 32; this encodes MSTTKVKRRVGKYELGRTIGEGTFAKVRFARNTETGDPVAIKILDKEKLLKHKMVEQIKREIATMKLIKHPNVVRIHEVMGSKTKIYIVLEYVTGGELFDTIVNHGRMREDEARRYFQQLINAVDYCHSRGVYHRDLKPENLLLDSCGNLKVSDFGLSALSQQLKDDGLLHTTCGTPNYVAPEVLEDQGYDGAMADLWSCGVILFVLLAGYLPFEDSNLMALYKKISNAEFTFPPWTSFPAKRLLTRILDPNPITRITVQEMLEDEWFKKGYKRAEFDEKYDTTLDDVDAVFNDSEEHHVTEKKEEEPVALNAFELISMSAGLNLGNLFDSEQEFKRETRFTSKSSPKEILRKIEEAAKPLGFDIQKKNYKLRLEKVKAGRKGNLNVATEILRVGPSLHMVEVRKAKGDTLEFHKFYKNLSNTLKDVVWKSDDLQIQPS
- the LOC123086389 gene encoding neo-calmodulin-like: MDELSKEQIDEFRAAFNLFDKDGDGTITTKELGTVMRSLGQRPSEEELREMIAEVDTDGNGVVDFSEFLTLLDRKMRGAEDELREAFRVFDQDKDGFISLDEFRHVMVKLGERLSDEELAEMLREADLDGDGQINYSEFARVMMAKMDSTGSKPSAPPLFKNGLRVCRYLLAFRIMQIGRSKRGRRKSQENSREMVGEKTDGDADPPPEQGNKDKDKRGSCIPSCIIL